In a single window of the Dehalococcoidia bacterium genome:
- the pyrE gene encoding orotate phosphoribosyltransferase, which translates to MSREVRQRLLDLAKAKGALKFGDFILSSGQRSHYYFDGRLLTLDPEGAYLIGKEMVALARAVRAQAIGGPSLGADPIVGATVVMSHLEGYPLVGFLVRSEPKGHGTRRLIEGPLGKGMRVLIVDDVCTTGGSLFRAINAVEAEDCAVALVAVLLDRHQGGSDHLRKQGYEVRAFLESSPDGSIRIVEDQAL; encoded by the coding sequence ATGAGTAGGGAGGTCCGCCAGCGCCTGCTCGACCTGGCTAAGGCCAAAGGTGCGCTGAAGTTTGGGGATTTCATCCTCTCCTCGGGCCAGCGGAGCCACTACTACTTTGATGGACGCCTGCTGACCCTGGACCCGGAGGGGGCCTACCTGATCGGTAAGGAGATGGTGGCTCTGGCACGCGCCGTGCGCGCCCAGGCCATCGGGGGCCCCTCCCTGGGGGCCGATCCCATCGTGGGGGCTACGGTAGTGATGAGCCACCTGGAGGGGTATCCCCTGGTGGGCTTCCTGGTGCGCAGTGAACCCAAGGGGCACGGCACGCGTCGCCTCATCGAAGGCCCGCTGGGGAAGGGGATGCGGGTGCTCATTGTGGACGATGTGTGCACCACGGGGGGAAGCCTGTTCCGCGCCATCAACGCCGTGGAGGCCGAGGACTGCGCTGTGGCGTTGGTGGCGGTGCTCCTGGACCGTCACCAGGGGGGAAGCGACCACCTGCGCAAGCAGGGCTACGAGGTGCGGGCCTTTCTGGAATCCTCCCCCGACGGCTCCATCCGCATTGTGGAAGACCAGGCCCTCTAG
- the nadD gene encoding nicotinate-nucleotide adenylyltransferase, which translates to MNIGILGGTFDPIHMGHLILAEEARVRLGLSKVLFIPTGQPWLKAGRPISPGHHRLAMVRMAIEDNPFFEASDMEIRRPGPTYTLDTLRELRAQWGNGPEIYLLLGLDALQDFPRWHQPQRILEMCTLVGMARPGYLDFSPQVLDAVLPGASQRLVLLHGPHIGISGTEIRRRVGMGLSIRYWVPRPVELYIAQHGLYRKGGGHE; encoded by the coding sequence GTGAATATCGGCATTTTGGGCGGCACCTTTGACCCCATCCATATGGGCCACCTGATTCTCGCCGAAGAGGCCAGGGTGCGCCTGGGCCTGAGCAAGGTGCTGTTCATTCCCACCGGCCAGCCCTGGTTGAAGGCGGGGCGTCCCATCTCCCCCGGCCACCACCGCTTGGCCATGGTGCGCATGGCCATAGAGGATAACCCTTTTTTTGAAGCCTCGGACATGGAAATTCGCCGCCCCGGCCCCACCTATACCCTTGATACCCTAAGGGAACTGCGCGCCCAGTGGGGCAACGGGCCGGAGATTTACCTGCTGCTGGGCCTGGATGCCCTGCAGGATTTCCCCCGCTGGCACCAGCCCCAACGTATCCTGGAGATGTGCACCCTGGTGGGGATGGCCCGCCCGGGCTACTTGGACTTCTCGCCCCAGGTATTGGATGCCGTGCTCCCGGGAGCCTCCCAGCGCCTGGTGCTCCTGCATGGCCCCCATATCGGCATCAGCGGGACGGAGATACGGCGGCGGGTGGGGATGGGCCTCTCCATTCGCTACTGGGTGCCCCGCCCCGTGGAACTGTACATCGCCCAACACGGCCTGTACCGTAAGGGAGGAGGGCATGAGTAG
- the hisF gene encoding imidazole glycerol phosphate synthase subunit HisF, with protein MLTKRIIPCLDVDRGRVVKGVSFVNLRDAGDPVALAQAYDREGADELVFLDITASAEARDILEDLVRRVSEVLFIPFTVGGGLRTLADIRRMLQAGADKVSLNTAAVLDPDLVRKAARHFGSQCIVVAIDARRVRPGPQTYCSDPSLALDATSRWEVHIYGGRKPTGMDAVKWARRVADLGAGEILLTSMDMDGRQEGYDLALTRTVAEAVSIPVIASGGAGELEHLYQALTQGKASAVLAASIFHYGKFRLAQVKDYLAQRGVPVRPLPDPALLGVG; from the coding sequence GTGCTCACTAAGCGCATCATCCCCTGCCTGGATGTGGATCGGGGACGGGTGGTGAAGGGTGTCTCTTTCGTCAACCTGCGGGACGCGGGCGACCCGGTGGCCCTGGCCCAGGCTTATGACCGGGAAGGGGCCGATGAACTGGTGTTCCTGGACATCACTGCCAGCGCCGAGGCGCGGGATATCCTGGAGGACCTGGTGCGGCGGGTGTCGGAGGTGCTGTTCATCCCCTTCACGGTGGGTGGGGGCTTGCGCACCCTCGCCGATATCCGCCGCATGCTGCAGGCCGGGGCGGATAAGGTCTCCTTGAACACTGCGGCTGTGCTGGACCCGGATCTGGTGCGGAAGGCGGCCCGCCACTTCGGGAGCCAGTGCATCGTGGTGGCCATTGATGCGCGGCGGGTGCGCCCGGGACCCCAAACCTACTGCTCCGATCCCTCCCTTGCCTTGGATGCCACCTCCCGCTGGGAGGTGCATATCTATGGAGGGCGCAAGCCCACGGGGATGGATGCGGTCAAGTGGGCGCGGCGCGTGGCCGACCTGGGGGCGGGGGAGATCCTGTTGACCAGTATGGACATGGACGGTCGGCAAGAGGGGTATGACCTGGCTCTCACCCGCACCGTGGCCGAGGCGGTGTCCATCCCTGTCATCGCCAGTGGGGGTGCGGGGGAGTTGGAGCACCTCTACCAGGCCCTTACCCAGGGGAAAGCGTCGGCAGTGCTGGCCGCCAGCATTTTCCACTATGGGAAGTTTCGTCTTGCCCAGGTGAAGGACTACCTGGCCCAGCGGGGGGTGCCGGTGCGCCCCCTGCCTGACCCCGCCCTTTTGGGCGTGGGGTAG
- a CDS encoding class I SAM-dependent methyltransferase, whose protein sequence is MGTSPSMGKEVSSPLTAGVAGRKEQFLSKENWETLDPMRLVATVPIRTYHTIADLWCGKGYFTLPFAKYLFDGKVYALDPSPEHLEALRAQLQAVHLTNVEVVQSASLMPPLKPESVDGVLLFLVLTEVADKEGLLREAAQVIRRGGWAAVLEWQKREGQKDGPPLEERLSEDEVLALAQKVGFRASERRDVSSRHYLLILRK, encoded by the coding sequence ATGGGTACCAGTCCCTCTATGGGGAAAGAGGTCTCCTCTCCCCTTACTGCCGGCGTTGCGGGTCGCAAGGAGCAGTTCCTCTCCAAGGAGAACTGGGAGACTTTAGACCCGATGCGCCTGGTCGCCACTGTGCCGATCCGCACCTACCACACCATCGCCGACCTGTGGTGTGGGAAGGGCTATTTCACCCTCCCCTTCGCCAAGTACCTGTTTGATGGGAAGGTCTACGCCCTTGACCCCTCCCCGGAGCACTTGGAGGCTTTGCGTGCCCAGTTGCAGGCGGTGCACCTGACCAATGTGGAGGTGGTGCAGAGCGCCAGCCTGATGCCGCCCTTGAAGCCCGAAAGCGTGGACGGGGTGCTCCTGTTCCTGGTGCTCACCGAGGTAGCCGATAAGGAGGGCCTCCTGCGGGAGGCGGCACAGGTAATTCGGCGGGGCGGGTGGGCCGCCGTGCTGGAGTGGCAGAAGCGGGAGGGGCAGAAGGACGGCCCCCCGCTAGAGGAGCGCCTGTCGGAGGACGAGGTGTTGGCCCTGGCGCAAAAGGTTGGTTTCCGCGCCAGCGAACGGCGGGATGTCTCCAGCCGTCATTATTTGCTCATTTTGCGGAAGTAA
- the hisA gene encoding 1-(5-phosphoribosyl)-5-[(5-phosphoribosylamino)methylideneamino]imidazole-4-carboxamide isomerase, with the protein MEVIPAIDLRWGRVVRLYQGAYEKEEVFSEDPPALALHWQELGAPRLHLVDLDGALQGRMVNLGVINGIVALVDIPVQVGGGIRTLRMAQELREMGVQRVVLGTVAVEQPRVVERMVRRLGAEAVVVALDARNGRIAIKGWTEETPLTAGELLQRMADLGVRRFLYTDILRDGTMTEPNFEAIAHLVEQSPYPIIVSGGISTVEHLVRLARLGVEGAIVGRALYTGAISLPQALEAVRQASSPAQKERDGKGR; encoded by the coding sequence ATGGAAGTTATTCCCGCCATTGACTTGCGCTGGGGGCGTGTCGTTCGCCTCTACCAGGGGGCTTACGAGAAGGAGGAGGTGTTCAGCGAGGATCCTCCCGCTTTGGCCTTGCACTGGCAGGAGTTGGGGGCGCCCCGCCTCCACCTGGTTGATTTGGACGGTGCCCTGCAGGGGCGTATGGTAAACCTGGGGGTCATCAACGGCATCGTGGCGTTGGTGGACATCCCTGTGCAGGTGGGTGGGGGCATCCGCACCTTGCGTATGGCGCAGGAGCTGCGGGAGATGGGGGTGCAAAGGGTGGTGCTGGGCACCGTGGCGGTGGAACAGCCCCGTGTGGTGGAGCGCATGGTGCGCCGGTTGGGGGCCGAGGCGGTGGTGGTGGCCCTGGACGCGCGCAACGGGCGCATCGCCATCAAGGGCTGGACGGAGGAGACCCCCCTGACGGCCGGGGAACTCCTCCAGCGCATGGCTGACCTGGGGGTGCGGCGCTTCCTCTACACCGATATCCTGCGGGACGGCACGATGACGGAGCCGAACTTTGAGGCCATCGCCCATCTGGTGGAGCAGAGCCCCTACCCTATTATCGTCTCGGGGGGGATTAGCACTGTGGAGCATCTGGTGCGTCTGGCGCGCCTGGGGGTGGAGGGGGCCATCGTGGGGCGCGCCCTCTACACGGGGGCTATCTCCCTCCCCCAGGCCCTGGAGGCGGTGCGCCAGGCGTCGTCCCCCGCCCAGAAGGAGCGGGACGGAAAGGGAAGGTAG
- the hisH gene encoding imidazole glycerol phosphate synthase subunit HisH, which translates to MPTPPRIAVVDYGAGNLRSVARALEVAGAVPLLTTGPQALWEADGVVFPGQGACGSAMAFLHQNNLVAPLREVVHQGKPFLGVCLGLQLLFTRSEEDSVACLDIFPGGVRRLPRGLVVPHMGWNQVHWKRPHPVWEGIPSGSYFYFVHSYYPEPVDPSLVAGETEYGITFCSVVAWGNLVATQFHPEKSGVVGLRLYRNFVRWVGERLRVPEAYGSYSRH; encoded by the coding sequence ATGCCCACTCCCCCCCGTATCGCCGTGGTGGACTACGGAGCAGGCAACCTGCGGAGCGTCGCCCGTGCTTTGGAGGTGGCGGGGGCTGTTCCTCTTCTGACCACCGGCCCCCAAGCCCTGTGGGAGGCCGATGGGGTGGTGTTCCCCGGCCAGGGGGCGTGTGGGAGTGCTATGGCTTTCCTGCACCAGAACAACCTGGTCGCCCCCTTGCGGGAGGTGGTGCACCAAGGCAAGCCCTTCCTAGGGGTCTGTCTGGGCCTGCAACTCCTGTTCACCCGCTCGGAGGAGGACAGCGTGGCGTGCCTGGACATCTTCCCTGGTGGGGTGCGCCGTCTCCCCCGCGGCCTGGTGGTGCCCCATATGGGCTGGAACCAGGTGCACTGGAAACGCCCCCATCCCGTCTGGGAGGGCATCCCGTCGGGCAGTTACTTCTACTTCGTGCACAGTTACTATCCCGAGCCGGTTGACCCCTCCCTGGTGGCGGGGGAGACGGAGTACGGTATCACCTTCTGTTCTGTGGTGGCGTGGGGCAACCTGGTGGCCACCCAGTTCCACCCCGAGAAGTCGGGGGTGGTGGGCTTGCGCCTGTACCGCAACTTTGTGCGTTGGGTGGGGGAGCGCCTACGCGTCCCGGAGGCCTATGGAAGTTATTCCCGCCATTGA
- a CDS encoding cob(I)yrinic acid a,c-diamide adenosyltransferase, translating to MPFKRVHYGDQGETSLLYGGRVSKADPRVEAYGSTDEAVSALGMARALCQDAWVKEVLLEVQRALFTVGGELATDVPSYPQFTRHFRPITPEHTARLDALIAQLDSQLTLPNAFIIPGGSPGSAALDMARAVLRRAERRIVDLHRQGLLANPEVLRFVNRASDLLFLLARWEDRALPPEVVTGQRV from the coding sequence ATGCCCTTCAAGCGCGTCCACTACGGCGACCAGGGGGAGACCTCGCTCCTGTATGGGGGGCGGGTCTCCAAGGCCGACCCCCGAGTGGAAGCGTACGGGAGCACCGATGAGGCGGTGTCGGCCCTGGGGATGGCCCGTGCCCTCTGCCAGGACGCCTGGGTGAAGGAGGTGCTCCTGGAGGTCCAGCGCGCCTTGTTCACCGTCGGGGGGGAACTGGCCACTGATGTCCCGTCCTATCCCCAGTTCACCCGCCACTTTCGCCCCATAACCCCCGAGCACACCGCCCGCCTCGACGCCCTCATCGCCCAGTTGGATAGCCAACTCACCTTGCCCAACGCCTTCATCATTCCTGGGGGGTCGCCGGGCTCGGCGGCCTTGGATATGGCCCGCGCCGTTCTGCGGCGCGCCGAACGGCGCATTGTGGACCTGCACCGGCAGGGCCTGTTGGCCAACCCCGAAGTGCTCCGCTTCGTCAACCGTGCCAGCGACCTGCTGTTCCTGCTGGCCCGTTGGGAGGACCGCGCCCTCCCGCCGGAAGTGGTCACGGGACAAAGGGTATAG
- a CDS encoding AAA family ATPase, which yields MARLLAPEELRAVCSPATLGFTCTDELDPLPGIVGQQRAVDALEFGLGIRRPHFHIFVAGPPGTGKTTAIRTFLEQRARTEAVPNDWCYVYNFEDPFRPRCLSLPPGRGRRFRRDMRQLVEKARREIPKAFEAEEYISRRERITQEVNRQREALFTRLSQHALERGFSIQATPVGFVILPLSKGRPLTDEEFLRLDPVVRAELQKRREEIEHALKTVLKEVRSLERQAEELIHALNREVALHVVGGIIEDLMETYADLPQVTAYLQAVREDMLHNLEYFFAPAQQPSAPQAPVSPQELALRRYEVNLLVDNSTLQGAPVVVEHNPNYPTLFGRLEKEVMYGLLQTDFTLIKPGALHHANGGYLVLSMDDLVRNPFSYESLKRALLNREIVTEDLVEHLGIVATKTIQPQPIPLDVKVIITGSPFQYYILYALDDEFRKVFKVRADFDSRMDRTPETERLYCAFLCTLAKREGLRHFTADAAAKMVEMGSRMAEDQRKLSARFGALADLAWEADYWAKVDGSPRVDAAHVLKAVEKKIYRSNLIEERLQEMIQRQVLLVETEGAKVGQVNGLSVVLLGDYAFGRPNRITASLGLGRAGLVDIEREARLGGPIHTKGVLILAGYLMHRFSQDKPLTLSARLVFEQSYEMVDGDSASSAELYALLSALADLPIKQGIAVTGSVNQRGEVQAVGGVNEKIEGFFYTCRLRGLTGEQGVIIPEANVQHLMLKEEVVEAVRQGKFHIWAVRTVDEGISILTGVPAGERGADGSFPPDTVNGRVDKRLREMNKALTAVSADGGRPSEAVGAPAETQNPSPS from the coding sequence ATGGCGCGCCTTTTAGCACCTGAGGAACTGCGTGCCGTTTGCTCACCGGCCACTCTAGGCTTCACCTGCACCGACGAACTTGACCCCCTGCCGGGCATTGTCGGGCAACAGAGGGCCGTGGATGCCTTGGAGTTTGGGTTGGGCATTCGCCGTCCCCACTTTCACATCTTCGTGGCCGGCCCGCCCGGCACCGGGAAAACCACCGCCATCCGCACTTTTCTGGAGCAGAGGGCGCGCACAGAGGCGGTACCCAACGATTGGTGCTATGTCTACAACTTTGAAGACCCCTTTCGTCCCCGCTGCCTTTCCCTGCCCCCGGGACGGGGACGGCGCTTCCGCCGCGACATGCGCCAACTCGTGGAGAAGGCGCGTCGGGAAATCCCCAAGGCCTTTGAGGCCGAGGAATACATCTCCCGGCGGGAGCGCATCACCCAGGAGGTCAACCGCCAGCGGGAGGCCCTGTTCACCCGCCTCTCCCAGCATGCTTTGGAGCGGGGCTTCTCCATCCAGGCCACCCCCGTGGGGTTTGTCATTCTCCCCCTGAGCAAGGGACGTCCTCTCACCGACGAGGAGTTCCTGCGCCTGGACCCGGTGGTGCGCGCCGAGTTGCAGAAACGGCGGGAGGAGATTGAACACGCCCTCAAAACCGTCCTTAAGGAGGTGCGCTCCCTGGAGCGCCAAGCCGAGGAGCTGATTCACGCCCTCAACCGGGAGGTGGCCCTCCATGTGGTGGGGGGTATCATCGAAGACCTGATGGAAACCTACGCTGACCTGCCCCAGGTTACCGCTTACCTCCAGGCTGTGCGGGAGGACATGCTCCATAACTTGGAGTACTTCTTCGCCCCCGCCCAACAGCCCTCTGCACCCCAGGCCCCCGTCTCTCCCCAGGAACTGGCCCTGCGCCGCTATGAGGTCAACCTGCTAGTGGACAACAGCACCCTGCAGGGTGCCCCCGTGGTGGTGGAGCATAACCCCAACTACCCCACCCTGTTCGGGCGCCTGGAGAAGGAGGTGATGTACGGCCTGTTGCAGACCGACTTTACCCTCATCAAGCCTGGCGCTCTGCACCACGCCAACGGGGGGTACTTGGTGCTCTCCATGGACGACCTTGTGCGTAACCCCTTCAGTTACGAGAGCCTCAAGCGCGCCCTGTTGAACCGCGAGATCGTCACGGAAGACCTGGTGGAGCACCTGGGTATCGTGGCCACCAAGACCATCCAGCCCCAACCTATCCCCCTAGATGTGAAGGTGATCATTACCGGCAGTCCTTTCCAGTACTATATCCTTTACGCATTGGATGATGAGTTTCGGAAAGTGTTCAAGGTGCGGGCCGATTTTGACTCCCGTATGGACCGCACCCCCGAAACGGAGCGCCTGTACTGTGCTTTCCTGTGCACCCTGGCCAAGCGGGAGGGCCTGCGCCATTTCACGGCGGACGCCGCCGCCAAAATGGTGGAGATGGGTTCCCGCATGGCCGAAGACCAACGCAAACTCTCCGCCCGCTTCGGCGCACTGGCGGACTTGGCTTGGGAGGCCGATTACTGGGCCAAAGTGGATGGCTCCCCTCGGGTGGACGCCGCCCATGTGCTTAAGGCCGTGGAGAAGAAAATCTACCGCTCTAACCTCATAGAGGAGCGCCTGCAGGAGATGATTCAGCGCCAGGTGCTCCTGGTGGAGACGGAGGGGGCCAAAGTGGGGCAGGTGAACGGGTTGTCGGTGGTGTTGCTCGGGGATTACGCTTTTGGGCGTCCCAACCGCATCACCGCCAGCCTGGGCCTGGGGCGGGCCGGCCTGGTGGATATTGAACGGGAGGCACGCCTGGGAGGGCCGATCCATACCAAAGGGGTGCTTATCCTCGCCGGGTATCTGATGCATCGCTTCTCCCAGGACAAGCCCCTGACCCTTTCGGCGCGCCTGGTGTTTGAGCAGAGTTACGAAATGGTGGACGGGGACAGCGCTTCCTCCGCCGAACTGTATGCCCTCCTCTCGGCCCTGGCCGACCTGCCCATCAAGCAGGGCATTGCCGTTACTGGCTCCGTCAACCAGCGGGGGGAGGTGCAGGCTGTGGGGGGCGTCAACGAGAAGATTGAGGGCTTCTTCTATACTTGCCGCCTACGGGGCCTCACGGGGGAGCAGGGCGTTATCATCCCCGAGGCCAATGTGCAACACCTGATGCTGAAGGAGGAGGTGGTGGAGGCGGTGCGCCAGGGGAAGTTTCACATCTGGGCGGTGCGCACGGTGGACGAGGGCATTAGCATCCTGACCGGAGTGCCCGCCGGGGAGCGGGGGGCCGATGGCTCCTTCCCCCCCGATACCGTCAACGGGCGGGTGGATAAGCGCCTGCGGGAGATGAATAAGGCCCTGACGGCCGTCTCCGCCGACGGCGGCCGCCCCTCCGAGGCTGTGGGGGCACCTGCCGAGACCCAGAACCCTTCCCCGTCCTAA
- the ppsA gene encoding phosphoenolpyruvate synthase — protein sequence MPRAVLQFHEVGQGEIALAGGKGASLGEMVRARIPVPPGFIVSAAAYREFLESTSLQKRLKQLLHGLDHNDSAALQEVARQAQRLILETPFPAPLAQEIAEAYQALGDGFVAVRSSATAEDLPQASFAGQQSTFLNVRGVAQVLHAVQACWASLFGARAIFYRAEHRFDHLQVAIAVVVQRMVQSEVSGVLFTVDPVTRQQDLMVIEAVYGLGEAVVGGALVPDFYPVRRTPKGTFRLVRDQVRISRQPWKLVRNPNPGPTLEDANLKVEVPPEEQARPKLTEEQVLALAALGARVEARYGYPVDIEWALEKGTLYILQARPITTLRLAAEEVEPFINAPVLLQGDPASPGVGSGPVRIVRSHAELSNVQPGDVLVAEMTTPDYVPAMKRAVAIVTEQGGRTCHAAIVSREMGLPCVVGAEGALVKLRDGQEVTVHGTLGKVYAGIIQVARRAVEVRPAIRTRTRLYVNLADPSLADRIAQRPVDGVGLLRAEFIIAHLGSHPRWLLEQGRGHEWTENLAKGVETFARAFYPRPVVYRLSDLKTNEYRNLEGGKAYEPEEENPMLGWRGARRYVDDPEVFALEVEAIRRVRERWDNLYVMVPFVRTPQELAQVKALLEKGGLSREHGLKLWMMVEVPSNVILLEEFLKVGIDGVSIGSNDLTQLVLGADRDNARLRDVFEERDPAVLWCMERTIAVAKQFGATSSICGQAPSFYPDLTEQLVRWGITSVSVSPDVIDSTREVIAAAERRLGILPPQDGQE from the coding sequence ATGCCACGTGCGGTACTCCAGTTCCACGAGGTCGGCCAGGGGGAGATTGCCCTGGCCGGGGGGAAGGGTGCAAGCCTGGGGGAGATGGTGCGTGCCCGTATCCCGGTGCCCCCAGGCTTTATCGTTTCGGCGGCGGCCTATCGGGAGTTCCTGGAAAGCACCTCCCTGCAGAAGCGCCTGAAACAGCTTCTGCACGGCCTAGACCACAACGATTCCGCCGCCCTCCAAGAGGTCGCCCGCCAGGCCCAACGCCTCATTCTGGAGACGCCCTTCCCCGCCCCCCTAGCACAGGAGATCGCCGAGGCCTACCAAGCTCTGGGGGACGGCTTTGTAGCGGTGCGCTCCTCGGCCACCGCCGAGGACCTGCCCCAGGCGTCCTTCGCCGGCCAGCAGAGCACCTTCCTCAATGTGCGGGGGGTGGCCCAAGTGCTCCACGCCGTGCAAGCGTGCTGGGCGTCCCTGTTCGGGGCGCGGGCCATCTTCTACCGCGCCGAGCACCGTTTTGACCACCTCCAGGTGGCTATCGCGGTGGTCGTCCAGCGCATGGTCCAGTCGGAGGTCTCGGGGGTGCTGTTTACCGTGGACCCGGTGACCCGCCAGCAGGACCTGATGGTCATCGAGGCAGTTTACGGGCTGGGCGAAGCGGTGGTGGGCGGGGCCCTGGTGCCCGATTTCTACCCCGTGCGACGCACCCCCAAGGGCACCTTTCGCCTCGTGCGCGACCAGGTGCGCATTAGCCGCCAGCCCTGGAAACTGGTGCGCAACCCCAACCCCGGCCCCACTTTGGAGGACGCCAACCTGAAGGTGGAGGTGCCCCCCGAGGAGCAAGCCCGCCCCAAACTCACCGAGGAGCAGGTGCTGGCCCTGGCGGCATTAGGGGCACGGGTGGAGGCCCGCTACGGCTATCCGGTGGACATCGAGTGGGCCCTGGAGAAAGGCACCCTGTACATTTTGCAGGCCCGCCCCATCACCACCCTGCGCCTGGCCGCCGAGGAGGTGGAGCCCTTTATCAACGCCCCCGTGTTGTTGCAGGGCGACCCCGCCAGCCCGGGTGTGGGGAGCGGGCCGGTGCGCATCGTGCGCTCCCACGCTGAGTTGAGCAACGTCCAGCCCGGGGATGTGCTGGTGGCGGAGATGACCACCCCCGACTATGTGCCGGCCATGAAGCGGGCAGTGGCCATCGTCACTGAGCAGGGGGGGCGCACCTGCCACGCCGCCATCGTGAGCCGGGAGATGGGCCTCCCCTGTGTGGTGGGGGCCGAAGGGGCCCTGGTCAAACTCCGCGACGGACAGGAGGTTACCGTCCACGGCACCCTGGGCAAGGTCTATGCCGGCATCATCCAGGTGGCGCGGCGGGCGGTGGAGGTGCGCCCCGCCATCCGCACCCGCACCCGCCTCTATGTCAACCTGGCAGACCCCTCCTTAGCCGACCGCATCGCCCAGCGTCCCGTGGATGGGGTGGGCCTGTTGCGGGCGGAGTTCATCATCGCCCACTTGGGTTCCCACCCCCGCTGGCTCTTGGAGCAGGGGCGCGGCCACGAGTGGACAGAGAACTTGGCCAAAGGGGTGGAAACCTTCGCCCGTGCCTTTTACCCCCGCCCGGTGGTGTATCGCCTTTCGGATTTGAAGACCAACGAGTACCGCAACCTGGAGGGGGGCAAGGCCTACGAGCCCGAGGAGGAGAACCCCATGCTAGGCTGGCGGGGGGCACGCCGATATGTGGACGACCCTGAGGTGTTCGCTTTGGAGGTGGAGGCTATCCGCAGGGTGCGGGAGCGGTGGGACAACCTGTATGTTATGGTGCCCTTCGTGCGCACCCCCCAGGAACTGGCCCAGGTGAAAGCCCTGCTGGAGAAAGGGGGCCTCTCCCGCGAGCACGGCCTGAAGCTGTGGATGATGGTGGAGGTGCCGTCCAATGTCATCCTCTTGGAGGAGTTCCTGAAGGTGGGGATTGACGGCGTCTCCATCGGCTCCAACGACCTGACCCAACTGGTGCTGGGGGCCGACCGGGACAACGCCCGCCTGCGGGACGTGTTCGAGGAGCGGGACCCGGCCGTCCTGTGGTGCATGGAGCGCACCATCGCCGTTGCCAAGCAGTTCGGGGCCACCTCGTCCATCTGTGGGCAGGCCCCCTCCTTCTACCCGGACCTCACCGAGCAACTGGTGCGCTGGGGGATTACCTCCGTTTCCGTCTCCCCCGATGTGATTGATAGCACGCGGGAGGTCATTGCCGCAGCCGAGCGGCGTCTGGGCATTCTCCCACCCCAAGACGGGCAGGAGTAG